A stretch of Prunus dulcis chromosome 6, ALMONDv2, whole genome shotgun sequence DNA encodes these proteins:
- the LOC117631331 gene encoding dihydroorotate dehydrogenase (quinone), mitochondrial-like, with translation MAARASRKLLRDFLFRRACTTPIAGARHCSSAAETAPKIPHFSKKGRLLTGTTLGLVIGGGAYVSTVDEATFCGWLFSATKLVNPFFALLDPEVAHRLGVSAAARGWVPREKRPDPSNLGLDVWGRKFSNPVGLAAGFDKNAEAVDGLLGLGFGFVEIGSVTPVPQEGNPKPRIFRLREEGAIINRCGFNSEGIVAVAKRLGAQHGKRKLDETTSTSSSSGEEVKPGGKAGPGILGVNLGKNKTSEDASSDYVQGVHTLSQYADYLVINVSSPNTPGLRMLQGRKQLKDLVKRVQAARDEMQWGEEGPPPLLVKIAPDLSKEDLEDIAAVALALRLDGLVISNTTVSRPDPVSTNPVASEAGGLSGKPLFNISTSLLKDMYNLTRGKVPLIGCGGISSGEDAYKKIRAGASLVQLYTAFAYGGPALIPQIKAELSECLERDGFKSVSEAVGADCRVATPKV, from the exons ATGGCGGCAAGGGCTTCAAGAAAATTACTAAGAGACTTTTTGTTCAGAAGGGCATGCACAACTCCTATTGCAGGTGCACGACACTGTTCTTCTGCTGCAGAAACTGCTCCAAAGATTCCTCATTTTTCGAAGAAA GGGAGGTTGTTGACGGGAACCACCTTAGGCTTAGTTATAGGCGGAGGAGCTTATGTGAGCACTGTGGATGAAGCAACTTTCTG TGGCTGGCTATTCTCAGCTACAAAACTTGTGAATCCATTCTTCGCTCTTCTGGATCCAGAGGTTGCTCACAGACTGGGTGTCTCAGCCGCAGCACGAGGTTGGGTTCCTAGAGAGAAGAGACCAGATCCATCAAATTTAGGGCTAGACGTTTGGGGAAGGAAGTTCTCCAACCCTGTAGGTCTTGCTGCTGGATTTGATAAGAATGCTGAGGCTGTTGATGGTTTACTTGGTTTAGGCTTTGGCTTTGTAGAGATTGGCTCTGTAACCCCTGTTCCCCAAGAGGGCAATCCAAAGCCTCGTATCTTCAGATTGCGTGAGGAAGG AGCTATCATCAATCGATGTGGCTTTAATAGTGAAGGAATTGTTGCTGTTGCAAAGCGGTTGGGTGCTCAGCATGGTAAGAGGAAGTTGGATGAAACTACAAGcacttcctcttcttcagGTGAAGAAGTCAAACCTGGAGGCAAAGCAGGCCCTGGAATACTAGGGGTGAATCTTGGGAAGAACAAGACAAGTGAAGATGCTTCTTCAGATTATGTACAAGGGGTTCATACATTGTCCCAGTATGCTGATTACTTG GTGATTAATGTTTCATCGCCCAACACCCCTGGGTTACGTATGCTTCAGGGAAGAAAGCAGTTAAAGGACCTTGTGAAAAGG GTTCAAGCTGCTCGTGATGAAATGCAATGGGGTGAAGAGGGCCCTCCTCCTTTGCTCGTGAAAATTGCTCCAGATTTGTCTAAAGAAGATCTTGAAGATATTGCTGCA GTTGCCCTTGCCCTTCGCTTGGATGGATTG GTTATATCAAATACCACTGTTTCAAGACCAGATCCTGTTAGTACAAACCCAGTGGCTTCTGAAGCTGGTGGCTTGAGTGGAAAGCCACTCTTTAATATCTCTACCAGTCTCTTAAAGGACATGTACAATTTGACGAGG GGAAAGGTTCCTTTAATAGGGTGTGGGGGCATTAGCAG TGGTGAGGATGCTTACAAAAAGATACGAGCTGGAGCAAGTCTTGTTCAGCTTTATACAGCATTTGCCTATGGGGGACCTGCTCTCATCCCCCAGATAAAG GCTGAATTGTCTGAGTGCTTAGAAAGGGATGGTTTCAAGTCCGTTAGTGAAGCAGTTGGTGCAGATTGCAGAGTGGCAACGCCAAAAGTATAA
- the LOC117631313 gene encoding elongation factor P yields MQAVAKLSKNLTRPLFFLAPRTLTTLAAPSSLSNLLTSLGCHTSITHCTNTCLTGRTLLQSPWSAIQHRGAVVLGSDVRAGNVIERKDRLYQVIKVEHSHEGRGKAHIKVELRDVDSGNKTSQRLSTDEAVERVFVETKSYIYMCTDRDGIVLLMDPDTYDQLEVPEDLFGKKAKYLQEELKVKVELFNGIPLSASVPKHVTCIVKEAQPPVKGIAATPKDKIAEMQNGFTMKVPPHIIAGEAVIIDTEDDSYVRRAKA; encoded by the exons atgcaAGCTGTAGCAAAGCTGAGCAAGAACCTCACTCGGcctctcttcttcctcgcTCCAAGAACCTTAACCACACTCGCTGCTCCTTCTTCTTTATCGAACTTGCTTACCTCACTGGGCTGTCACACCAGCATCACCCACTGCACCAACACCTGTCTCACTGGAAGAACTCTGCTTCAATCTCCCTGGTCCGCCATCCAACACCGCGGAGCCGTTGTCCTGGGCTCCGAT GTGAGAGCTGGAAATGTCATTGAGAGGAAAG ATCGTCTTTACCAG GTGATAAAGGTAGAACATTCCCatgaaggaagaggaaaaGCGCACATTAAG GTGGAGCTTCGTGATGTTGACTCTGGAAACAAGACATCCCAAAGGTTGTCGACGGATGAGGCAGTTGAAA GAGTATTTGTTGAGACAAAAAGCTACATTTACATGTGCACAGATCGTGATGGCATTGTATTATTGATGGA CCCTGATACGTACGATCAGCTCGAAGTGCCTGAGGACTTATTTGGAAAGAAGGCTAAATACCTACAAG AGGAACTGAAAGTTAAAGTGGAGCTGTTTAACGGAATCCCTTTGTCCGCATCAGTTCCAAAACATGTGACATGCATTGTCAAGGAAGCACAACCTCCTGTGAAGGGGATTGCAGCAACACCTAA GGATAAAATAGCTGAGATGCAAAATGGCTTCACCATGAAA GTACCACCTCACATCATAGCTGGTGAAGCTGTGATAATTGACACTGAGGACGACTCCTATGTCAGAAG GGCCAAGGCATAG